In a genomic window of Streptomyces sp. NBC_01591:
- a CDS encoding nuclear transport factor 2 family protein: MTTEAMPAIDAQLQASVQQFYATHMQLLDDGRIEEWASCFTPEGTFTVGGVPATARGRDEIVAGATRTVEQLTAQGITRRHWLGMSAIRPQADEVRVRSYALVFQVTAGGAALRSSTTCEDVLVPDGASWMIKERVVRQDTPA, encoded by the coding sequence ATGACGACGGAAGCAATGCCGGCGATCGACGCGCAACTCCAGGCGTCCGTCCAGCAGTTCTACGCAACACACATGCAGCTGCTCGACGACGGCCGGATCGAGGAGTGGGCGTCCTGCTTCACGCCCGAGGGCACGTTCACGGTCGGCGGCGTTCCGGCGACGGCGCGCGGGCGGGACGAGATCGTCGCGGGCGCGACGCGCACCGTCGAACAGCTGACCGCTCAGGGCATCACCCGGCGCCACTGGCTGGGCATGTCCGCGATCCGGCCACAGGCCGACGAGGTGCGGGTGCGCAGCTACGCGCTGGTCTTCCAGGTCACCGCAGGTGGTGCTGCGCTTCGCTCCAGCACCACCTGCGAGGACGTCCTGGTGCCGGACGGCGCCTCCTGGATGATCAAGGAGCGGGTCGTGCGACAGGACACGCCCGCCTGA
- a CDS encoding acyl carrier protein, with amino-acid sequence MAELTIDQLKDFLHKAIGEDESVDLDGDVLDTSFTDLGFDSLAVIDTTSKVERHFSIKLPENEAGEAQTPRALLDLVNRELEASAARP; translated from the coding sequence ATGGCGGAACTGACCATCGACCAGCTCAAGGACTTCCTCCACAAGGCGATCGGAGAGGACGAGAGCGTCGACCTCGACGGCGACGTCCTGGACACCTCCTTCACCGACCTCGGCTTCGACTCCCTGGCCGTCATCGACACCACCAGCAAGGTGGAGCGGCACTTCTCCATCAAGCTCCCCGAGAACGAGGCCGGGGAGGCCCAGACCCCGCGCGCCCTCCTCGACCTGGTGAACCGGGAGCTCGAGGCCTCGGCGGCCCGGCCGTGA
- a CDS encoding ketosynthase chain-length factor, with the protein MTLDTVRARTAAATTGVGEVAVTGLGVAAPNGVGAEQYWRATLDGVSGIRPVSTFAADGYPVRLAGEIPECDAEKDVARRLVPQTDRMTRLALLASDEALGDAGLDPAALDEYAMGVAVSSTTGGLEFGQRELQALWRDGWESVSAYMSFAWYYAVNTGQISIRHGMRGPGGVTVSEQASGLDSLAYARRRICKGTAVMTAGGLDSLQCPYGMAIQSTAAGNSRAADPEVAYRPFDAEATGWVPGEGGAVLMLESLAGARERGAPRIYGVLAGYGAAFDPEPADSGGSGLRRAASTALADAGLEPGDVDVVFADGAGVPAADRAEAEALAVLFGERGVPVSVPKTMTGRLLSGGAALDVVAALLSIRDGLVPAAAHARPEALDSRVDLVTGRPRALRVDTALVLAHGHGGFASAMVLTRP; encoded by the coding sequence ATGACGCTCGACACGGTGCGCGCGAGGACCGCGGCGGCCACGACAGGGGTGGGCGAGGTGGCGGTGACCGGTCTGGGCGTGGCCGCCCCCAACGGGGTGGGTGCCGAGCAGTACTGGCGGGCCACCCTGGACGGTGTCTCCGGGATCCGTCCGGTCAGCACCTTCGCCGCCGACGGATATCCGGTGCGCCTCGCAGGGGAGATACCGGAGTGCGACGCGGAGAAGGACGTCGCCCGCCGGCTGGTGCCGCAGACCGACCGGATGACCCGGCTGGCACTGCTCGCCTCCGACGAAGCGCTCGGCGACGCGGGCCTGGACCCGGCCGCACTGGACGAGTACGCGATGGGTGTGGCGGTCTCCAGCACGACCGGCGGCCTGGAGTTCGGGCAGAGAGAGCTACAGGCGCTGTGGCGCGACGGCTGGGAGTCGGTCAGCGCCTACATGTCCTTCGCCTGGTACTACGCGGTGAACACCGGCCAGATCTCCATCCGGCACGGGATGCGGGGTCCCGGCGGGGTCACTGTCTCCGAGCAGGCGAGTGGGCTGGACTCGCTGGCCTACGCCCGCCGCCGGATCTGCAAGGGCACCGCCGTGATGACTGCGGGCGGCCTGGACTCACTGCAGTGCCCTTACGGGATGGCCATCCAGTCCACCGCGGCCGGGAACTCCCGCGCGGCGGACCCCGAGGTGGCGTACCGGCCGTTCGACGCGGAGGCGACCGGCTGGGTACCGGGTGAGGGCGGGGCGGTGCTGATGCTGGAGTCGCTGGCGGGCGCCCGGGAGCGGGGCGCACCCCGGATCTACGGCGTGCTGGCCGGCTATGGCGCTGCCTTCGACCCGGAGCCGGCTGATTCCGGCGGCAGCGGGCTGCGCCGGGCGGCCTCGACCGCGCTGGCCGACGCCGGGCTGGAGCCCGGGGACGTGGACGTGGTGTTCGCGGACGGGGCGGGCGTCCCGGCGGCGGACCGTGCCGAGGCGGAGGCGCTGGCCGTGCTCTTCGGCGAGCGGGGCGTGCCGGTGAGCGTGCCCAAGACCATGACCGGACGGCTGCTGTCCGGCGGGGCGGCGCTCGACGTGGTTGCCGCGCTGCTGTCGATCCGGGACGGTCTGGTCCCGGCCGCGGCGCATGCCCGCCCCGAGGCGCTGGACTCGCGGGTGGATCTGGTGACCGGCAGGCCGCGTGCCCTGCGGGTGGACACCGCGCTGGTCCTGGCCCACGGCCACGGCGGGTTCGCCTCCGCGATGGTGCTGACCCGGCCCTGA
- a CDS encoding 3-hydroxyacyl-CoA dehydrogenase family protein — protein MTPHTAPDVAVVGLGAVGEPLLRMLYRAGHRVVGADRHPQVLARVERSLKEAEVPPPGPDGTPGVLLVNDLARLGAVETVVEAVTEDWDTKTEVLRSIGRHTLPRAVVLTTTARLPVTGLALASGRPRHTLGLRLFTPPQPGGPAALVETGMALGEAVASADRLVACLGLRKVTVAAGPAGDAADLVYGLLNQAAALYTEGYASRDDIDAAMRLGCGLPMGPLALLDAVGLDTVHTALERAAARTGDPFFRPADVLRRLCAEGSTGRAAGQGFYTYDRLGDPKADGPAAPSAGQARETRRVGVVGSGTMARGIAQVVARAGVPTVLVARSEQRAAEAVRAVDDSMVRAVRRGRLKPADRARAAELLEGAGDLEALAGCDLVIEAVAEDMEVKRKVFASLGRICAADVVLATTTSSLPVAGCAAPAGRPERVVGLHFFNPAPAMRLVELVRTPGTAADTVATARAFCERVGRTAVGCADRAGFVVNRLLFPYLGAAVRLLARDDADIEETDAAVEQGFGFPMGPFALLDTVGLDVSLAIYRRLHAAFPEPATAPPPLLESAVTGGLFGNKNGQGFRTHTGTRVP, from the coding sequence GTGACACCGCACACCGCGCCGGACGTCGCCGTCGTCGGGCTGGGTGCGGTCGGCGAACCGCTGCTGCGCATGCTGTACAGGGCCGGGCACCGGGTAGTCGGCGCGGACCGCCACCCTCAGGTCCTGGCCCGGGTCGAGCGGAGCCTCAAGGAGGCCGAGGTGCCACCGCCCGGTCCGGACGGCACGCCCGGCGTCCTACTGGTGAACGACCTCGCCCGTCTCGGCGCCGTGGAGACGGTGGTCGAGGCGGTCACCGAGGACTGGGACACCAAGACGGAGGTGCTGCGGTCCATCGGCCGGCACACCTTGCCGCGGGCGGTGGTGCTCACCACCACTGCCCGGCTCCCGGTGACCGGACTGGCGCTGGCCTCTGGCCGCCCGCGACACACTCTCGGGCTGCGTCTGTTCACCCCGCCGCAGCCCGGCGGCCCGGCCGCCCTGGTGGAGACCGGCATGGCGCTCGGGGAGGCCGTGGCCTCCGCCGACCGCTTGGTCGCCTGCTTGGGCCTGCGGAAGGTGACAGTCGCCGCAGGACCTGCGGGTGACGCCGCCGACCTGGTGTACGGCCTGCTCAACCAGGCCGCCGCCCTGTACACGGAGGGCTACGCCTCTCGTGACGACATCGACGCGGCGATGCGGTTGGGCTGCGGCCTGCCCATGGGGCCGCTCGCGCTGCTCGACGCCGTCGGCCTGGACACGGTGCACACAGCCCTGGAGCGGGCGGCCGCGCGGACCGGCGACCCGTTCTTCCGGCCGGCCGACGTGCTGCGCCGCCTGTGCGCCGAGGGCAGCACCGGCCGCGCGGCCGGGCAGGGCTTCTACACCTACGACAGGCTCGGCGACCCCAAGGCCGACGGGCCCGCAGCCCCCTCGGCGGGGCAAGCACGGGAGACCCGGCGGGTCGGCGTCGTCGGCTCGGGGACCATGGCGCGTGGCATCGCCCAGGTGGTGGCACGCGCCGGAGTGCCCACCGTGCTGGTGGCCCGGAGCGAGCAACGGGCCGCTGAGGCCGTCCGGGCGGTGGACGACTCGATGGTCCGCGCGGTGCGCCGCGGGCGGCTGAAACCCGCCGACCGGGCCCGTGCGGCCGAACTCCTGGAGGGGGCCGGCGACCTCGAGGCCCTGGCCGGATGCGACCTGGTGATCGAGGCCGTGGCGGAGGACATGGAAGTGAAACGGAAGGTGTTCGCCTCGCTGGGCCGGATCTGCGCGGCCGACGTGGTGCTGGCCACCACCACATCCAGCCTCCCCGTCGCCGGGTGCGCGGCGCCCGCCGGCCGTCCGGAGCGCGTCGTCGGGCTGCACTTCTTCAACCCGGCCCCGGCGATGCGGCTGGTCGAGCTGGTGCGTACTCCGGGCACCGCTGCCGACACGGTGGCCACCGCCCGGGCGTTCTGCGAGCGGGTGGGCCGGACCGCCGTCGGCTGCGCGGACCGGGCCGGCTTCGTCGTCAACCGCCTGCTCTTCCCCTATCTGGGGGCAGCGGTCCGGCTGCTCGCCCGCGACGACGCGGACATCGAGGAGACGGACGCGGCAGTGGAGCAGGGCTTCGGGTTCCCGATGGGGCCGTTCGCGCTGCTGGACACCGTGGGCCTGGACGTGTCCCTGGCCATCTACCGGCGGCTGCATGCCGCCTTCCCGGAACCCGCCACGGCCCCGCCGCCACTGTTGGAGAGCGCCGTGACCGGCGGGCTGTTCGGGAACAAGAACGGACAGGGCTTCCGCACCCACACCGGCACGCGCGTGCCCTGA
- a CDS encoding aromatase/cyclase has protein sequence MTPTPTRVTHRTRIAAPADRVYRIIADVTRWPVHFPPTVRAERLEQAGSEETIQLWATAEGRLRTWRSWRRLDAARRRVAFEQTVPRHPVAAMGGVWRIEDDGRGGCVALLDHHYRAVDDAPAGLKRIARAVDANSTAELASLKRAAERPNGDALLFSFMDTETIDGPLAEVYGFLNDLDAWAERIPHVHRIELREEEPGFQYMEMDTKSPDGSVHTTTSWRVCDRPRRIVYKQLTRPAVLAGHTGEWRLETLEDGRVRVTSVHTVLVDPDAAARLPSPPADTDTLKAAVRAALGANSRATLAHAKAFVEGR, from the coding sequence ATGACGCCCACGCCCACCCGCGTCACCCATCGGACAAGGATCGCGGCGCCCGCCGACCGGGTGTACCGGATCATCGCCGACGTCACCCGATGGCCCGTCCACTTCCCGCCGACCGTACGCGCCGAGCGGTTGGAGCAGGCGGGCAGCGAGGAGACCATCCAGCTCTGGGCCACCGCCGAGGGCCGACTGCGCACCTGGCGGTCCTGGCGGCGCCTCGACGCGGCGCGGCGGCGTGTCGCGTTCGAGCAGACAGTGCCCCGCCACCCGGTGGCCGCCATGGGCGGCGTCTGGCGGATCGAGGACGACGGCCGGGGTGGCTGCGTCGCCCTCCTCGACCACCATTACCGGGCGGTCGACGACGCCCCTGCCGGCCTGAAGCGGATCGCTCGGGCCGTGGACGCCAACAGCACGGCGGAACTCGCCTCGCTCAAGCGGGCCGCCGAACGGCCGAACGGCGACGCCCTGCTGTTCTCCTTCATGGACACCGAGACGATCGACGGACCCTTGGCGGAGGTCTACGGCTTCCTGAACGACCTCGACGCCTGGGCCGAGCGGATCCCGCACGTCCACCGGATCGAACTCCGGGAGGAGGAACCCGGGTTCCAGTACATGGAGATGGACACCAAGTCCCCCGACGGCTCGGTGCACACCACTACCTCCTGGCGGGTGTGCGACCGGCCGCGGCGGATCGTCTACAAGCAGTTGACCCGCCCGGCCGTCCTGGCCGGCCATACCGGCGAGTGGCGCCTGGAGACCCTCGAGGACGGACGGGTCCGGGTCACCTCGGTCCACACCGTGCTCGTCGACCCCGACGCGGCCGCCCGTCTCCCCTCGCCCCCTGCGGACACCGACACCCTCAAGGCCGCTGTCCGCGCGGCCCTGGGCGCCAACAGCCGGGCCACTCTGGCCCATGCCAAGGCCTTCGTCGAGGGCCGCTGA
- a CDS encoding SDR family NAD(P)-dependent oxidoreductase gives MAVQDGSTAVITGATSGIGWAVARELGSRGIKVFLCARDGEQVAERVRELRKDGVDADGVACDVTSAPDIARFVDEAGEFGEIDILVNNAGRNGGGVTAEIDDALWDEVIATNLTSVFRVTRAVLAAGLKDRSWGRIINIASTAGKQGVVYGAPYSASKHGVVGFTKALGLELAPTGITVNAVCPGYVETPMAERVRAGYAAHWDITEADVLARFSGKIPLGRYATPQEVAGMVGYLTTRPADAVTAQAINVCGGLGNF, from the coding sequence ATGGCTGTGCAGGACGGCAGTACCGCGGTCATCACCGGAGCGACCAGCGGCATCGGTTGGGCGGTGGCCCGCGAACTGGGCTCCCGCGGCATCAAGGTCTTCCTGTGCGCCCGCGACGGCGAACAGGTGGCCGAGCGGGTGCGGGAGCTGCGCAAGGACGGCGTCGACGCCGACGGCGTGGCCTGCGACGTCACCTCCGCCCCGGACATCGCCCGCTTCGTCGACGAAGCGGGCGAGTTCGGCGAGATCGACATCCTGGTCAATAATGCCGGCCGCAACGGCGGCGGTGTCACCGCCGAGATCGACGACGCCCTCTGGGACGAGGTCATCGCCACCAACCTGACCAGCGTCTTCCGCGTCACCCGGGCCGTGCTGGCGGCCGGTCTCAAGGACCGTTCCTGGGGCCGCATCATCAACATCGCCTCCACGGCGGGCAAGCAGGGCGTGGTCTACGGCGCCCCCTACTCCGCCTCCAAGCACGGGGTCGTCGGCTTCACCAAGGCGCTCGGCCTGGAACTCGCCCCGACCGGCATCACCGTCAACGCGGTCTGCCCCGGCTACGTCGAGACACCCATGGCCGAGCGGGTCCGGGCCGGCTACGCCGCGCACTGGGACATCACCGAGGCGGACGTGCTGGCCCGGTTCTCCGGGAAGATCCCGCTCGGCCGCTACGCCACACCCCAGGAGGTGGCCGGAATGGTCGGCTACCTGACGACTCGCCCGGCCGACGCCGTCACCGCGCAGGCCATCAACGTCTGCGGCGGTCTCGGCAATTTCTGA
- a CDS encoding acyltransferase family protein yields the protein MNPDITAVGRRLPSLTGMRFLAALLVFLYHAADARVFADQGVSEGFSAAVGKAGTVGVSFFFVLSGFVLTWTARPGDTARRFWRRRMAKIFPNHLVTWAVVLVLVLFGDRALDLGTALVNLLLLQAWVPSFEVLFSMNDVSWSLSCELFFYLAFPLLLPLTARIRPSRLWAWAGGVVTAVVCVPLLAELLPGPAGLDIYSFWLVYALPPMRCLEFVLGILMARIVLTGRWTSSVGLAPAGLLAVAGYLLALRVPQLYGVVAATVVPLALIVPAAAVADLQGRRSPFRGAAMVWLGEVSFAFYLLHRLVLTFSHRALGAERTWGTPTAVALLVAALVIGLALAATLHRLVERPSMRLIAGTARRDTATAVPATVPAAAPGPTA from the coding sequence ATGAATCCGGACATCACCGCGGTCGGCCGACGGCTGCCCTCGCTGACCGGGATGCGGTTCCTCGCCGCCCTCCTGGTCTTCCTCTATCACGCCGCCGACGCGCGGGTTTTCGCGGACCAAGGGGTCTCGGAGGGGTTCTCCGCGGCCGTCGGCAAGGCCGGCACGGTCGGCGTCAGCTTCTTCTTCGTGCTCAGTGGTTTCGTCCTGACCTGGACCGCTCGGCCCGGCGACACCGCCCGCCGGTTCTGGCGGCGGCGGATGGCCAAAATCTTCCCCAACCATCTGGTGACCTGGGCCGTGGTGCTGGTCCTGGTCCTGTTCGGCGACCGGGCACTGGACCTCGGTACCGCTCTGGTCAACCTCCTGCTGCTGCAGGCCTGGGTGCCCAGCTTCGAGGTGCTGTTCAGCATGAACGACGTGAGCTGGTCGCTCTCCTGCGAGCTCTTCTTCTACCTGGCCTTCCCGCTGTTGCTGCCGCTGACCGCCCGGATCCGGCCGTCGCGGCTGTGGGCGTGGGCGGGCGGGGTGGTGACAGCCGTGGTGTGCGTGCCGCTGCTGGCCGAGCTGCTGCCCGGTCCGGCCGGTCTGGACATCTACAGTTTCTGGCTGGTGTACGCGCTGCCCCCGATGCGCTGCCTGGAGTTCGTCCTGGGCATTCTGATGGCCCGGATCGTGCTGACCGGGCGGTGGACGTCCTCCGTCGGTCTGGCCCCGGCAGGGCTGCTGGCCGTCGCCGGGTATCTGCTGGCACTGCGGGTGCCCCAGTTGTACGGGGTGGTGGCGGCCACCGTGGTGCCGCTGGCGCTGATCGTGCCGGCGGCCGCAGTGGCGGACCTCCAGGGGCGGCGCTCCCCGTTCCGTGGGGCCGCGATGGTGTGGCTGGGTGAGGTCTCCTTCGCCTTCTACCTGCTCCACCGGCTGGTGCTGACCTTCAGTCACCGGGCCCTGGGCGCCGAGAGGACCTGGGGGACCCCGACCGCGGTCGCCTTGCTCGTGGCGGCGCTGGTGATCGGACTGGCGCTGGCCGCCACCCTCCACAGGCTGGTGGAACGCCCCTCGATGCGGCTGATCGCGGGCACGGCCCGGCGGGACACCGCCACCGCCGTTCCGGCGACCGTTCCGGCGGCGGCGCCCGGCCCGACGGCGTGA
- a CDS encoding MBL fold metallo-hydrolase, which yields MTISSRAPEAAALTALAEDVHAFVQPDGGWCLNNAGLVTGGGRGVLIDTAATRTRAERLRRAVERVLPGGPDLVVNTHFHGDHHFGNCLFVPAATVVAQQDVREQILRAGLDLQRIWPGVGWGEIELVAPTLTFRESLTLHLGELTVELRDVGPAHTSHDVVAWVPERGVLFTGDVAWSGVTPFCLMGSLDGSLAALETLRAYGATTVVPGHGPTGGPEILDATEAYLRWLQETACQGHKAGRTPLEAARDAELGEFARLLDSERLVANLHRAYAELDGAPAGAELDIVGPFGEMAAYHGGLPDCHA from the coding sequence ATGACCATCTCCTCACGCGCACCGGAGGCGGCCGCACTGACCGCGCTCGCCGAGGACGTCCACGCCTTCGTCCAGCCCGACGGCGGCTGGTGCCTGAACAACGCCGGTCTGGTGACCGGCGGCGGCCGCGGCGTGCTGATCGACACCGCCGCCACCCGGACCCGTGCCGAACGGCTGCGACGGGCGGTCGAGCGGGTCCTGCCCGGCGGCCCGGACCTGGTGGTGAACACCCACTTCCACGGCGACCACCACTTCGGCAACTGTCTCTTCGTCCCGGCGGCCACCGTGGTGGCTCAGCAGGACGTCCGCGAGCAGATCCTCCGGGCCGGCCTGGACCTTCAGCGAATCTGGCCCGGCGTCGGCTGGGGCGAGATCGAGCTGGTGGCGCCCACTTTGACCTTCCGCGAGTCGCTGACCCTGCACCTGGGCGAGCTGACGGTGGAGCTGCGGGACGTGGGCCCGGCGCACACCTCGCACGACGTGGTGGCCTGGGTCCCGGAGCGGGGCGTGCTCTTCACCGGGGACGTCGCCTGGTCGGGTGTCACCCCGTTCTGTCTGATGGGTTCGCTCGACGGCTCCCTCGCAGCCCTGGAGACCCTGCGCGCCTACGGCGCCACCACAGTGGTGCCGGGGCACGGGCCGACGGGCGGGCCGGAGATCCTGGATGCCACCGAGGCCTACCTGCGGTGGCTCCAGGAGACCGCGTGTCAGGGGCACAAGGCGGGCCGGACCCCGCTGGAGGCGGCACGTGACGCCGAACTCGGGGAGTTCGCGAGGCTCTTGGACTCCGAGCGGCTGGTGGCCAACCTGCATCGGGCGTACGCGGAGCTGGACGGCGCCCCGGCCGGGGCGGAGCTGGACATCGTGGGGCCCTTCGGGGAGATGGCCGCCTATCACGGCGGCCTCCCGGATTGCCACGCCTGA
- a CDS encoding response regulator transcription factor, which translates to MASGVAAPAGNRRKPQILNARERKKCDLVRPDRAWQNRPGPMRRNRSAEHLCSSKQRDVRKKMEDHLKGISVFLLSDFTLLLDGLCKIIALETDMRVVGSTGCGEEMEAALVAVRPDVAVVHHLGGDGDVTGAVERIREAAPATRIVVLGADVPMVRVLGMVRTGISAYLLQGTSRQELASAIRSVTADGNRVTVSLPREALQRFDQREPARLTGRETQILVMVAMAMTNGQIASSLALSEASVKRHLRNIFRRLGAVSRIDAVNKARRADILFPAEALEPVRLRAMT; encoded by the coding sequence GTGGCGTCCGGTGTCGCCGCGCCGGCCGGCAATAGGCGGAAGCCGCAGATTCTGAATGCCCGAGAGCGGAAGAAGTGTGACCTGGTTCGGCCGGATCGCGCTTGGCAGAATCGTCCCGGGCCGATGCGGAGGAATCGTTCTGCCGAGCATCTTTGCAGCAGCAAGCAGCGCGATGTGAGGAAAAAGATGGAAGATCACCTGAAAGGGATATCGGTTTTCCTGTTGAGCGATTTCACTCTTCTCCTTGACGGCCTGTGCAAGATCATCGCCCTGGAGACGGACATGAGAGTCGTCGGCTCGACGGGGTGCGGCGAGGAGATGGAGGCGGCGCTGGTCGCGGTGAGACCCGATGTGGCCGTCGTCCACCACCTGGGGGGCGACGGCGATGTGACCGGGGCCGTGGAACGGATCCGGGAGGCGGCGCCGGCCACCCGGATCGTGGTGCTCGGCGCGGACGTGCCGATGGTGCGGGTGCTGGGCATGGTGCGGACGGGAATCTCCGCCTACCTGCTTCAGGGGACTTCCCGGCAGGAACTGGCCTCTGCCATCCGCTCGGTGACGGCGGACGGGAACAGAGTGACCGTCTCTCTGCCGCGCGAGGCGCTGCAGCGGTTCGATCAGCGGGAGCCGGCCCGGCTCACCGGCAGGGAGACCCAGATCCTGGTGATGGTGGCGATGGCGATGACCAACGGGCAGATCGCCTCCAGCCTGGCGCTGAGCGAGGCGAGCGTGAAGCGCCACCTGCGGAACATCTTCCGGCGGCTCGGCGCGGTGTCCCGTATCGACGCGGTGAACAAGGCGCGCCGGGCCGACATCCTCTTCCCCGCCGAGGCCCTGGAACCGGTCCGTCTGCGCGCCATGACCTGA
- a CDS encoding AfsR/SARP family transcriptional regulator — MMLTFKLLGPLEILNGAHHCTPTAPRTLRTLALLVVRIHYVVPLSTIVEELWGDQPPRTASTTAQTYIYQLRRIVDEQGLPVSGKELLRTRAPGYVLHCPEERTDLLHFRRLTTRAQQLLAERQAEEASVLLRQALDLWRGAPLANVSVGPVLEGYLASLEEQRMWALNLRIEADLQLGRVHQLIEELRVLVVEFPYNEWYHSLLIFSLARVGRRRDALQAYERTRCVLSEELGLSPSAELRRVLQDAVLRDEDARPPRPMPSSIEPLSV; from the coding sequence ATGATGCTGACTTTCAAACTGCTCGGTCCGCTGGAAATCCTGAACGGCGCCCACCACTGCACCCCGACCGCGCCGAGGACACTGAGAACTCTGGCGCTGCTGGTCGTCCGGATACATTACGTCGTCCCGCTGTCCACCATCGTCGAGGAACTCTGGGGCGACCAGCCGCCCCGCACGGCCAGCACCACGGCGCAGACGTACATCTACCAGCTGCGCCGGATCGTCGACGAACAGGGGCTGCCGGTAAGCGGGAAGGAGCTCTTGCGTACCCGGGCCCCGGGCTACGTCCTGCACTGCCCGGAGGAACGGACGGATCTGCTCCACTTCCGTCGGCTCACCACCCGCGCACAGCAGTTGCTGGCAGAACGCCAGGCCGAGGAGGCCTCGGTCCTGCTGCGGCAGGCGCTGGACCTGTGGCGGGGCGCGCCGCTGGCCAACGTCAGCGTCGGCCCCGTACTGGAGGGGTACCTGGCCTCGCTGGAGGAGCAGCGGATGTGGGCCCTCAACCTCCGCATCGAGGCGGACCTCCAGCTGGGCCGTGTGCACCAGCTGATAGAGGAACTGAGGGTGTTGGTCGTCGAGTTCCCGTACAACGAGTGGTACCACAGCCTGCTGATCTTCAGTCTGGCCCGGGTCGGCCGGCGGCGGGACGCGCTCCAGGCCTATGAGCGCACCCGCTGCGTGCTCTCCGAGGAGCTCGGCCTCAGCCCCTCCGCCGAACTGCGGCGCGTCCTGCAGGATGCTGTCCTGCGCGATGAGGACGCCCGCCCGCCCCGTCCTATGCCGTCCTCGATCGAGCCACTAAGTGTCTGA
- a CDS encoding helix-turn-helix transcriptional regulator codes for MLETSARLLRLLSLMQARQDWTGTELARELGITARTVRRDMDRLRELGYPVTTVRGVQGGYRLGTGRTLPPLLLDDDEAVAVALGLQVGATTRAAGLEDAAAGAFTKLREILPPRLRGRVDALRYATENGARQEPTVPSRLLEELAESCHRRERLRFDYRTHDGERQRRETEPHRLVNMGQRWYLLGWDVLRDDWRTYRVDRLMPRTPAGPRFHPRELPSGGATELVSRGVTAALSQVRASVRFHTPASAIVNRVAKYGQVVEAEGPDTCVLCCGGDSVETLAMWLGTFGVPFEVLDPPRLRDQCLVMADRYRAAAQGAEPF; via the coding sequence ATGCTGGAAACGTCCGCACGGCTGCTCCGCCTGCTCTCGCTGATGCAGGCGCGTCAGGACTGGACCGGTACCGAACTCGCCCGCGAGCTCGGCATCACAGCGCGCACCGTCCGCCGTGACATGGACCGGCTCCGGGAACTCGGGTACCCGGTCACCACCGTCCGCGGCGTGCAGGGCGGCTACCGGCTCGGCACCGGGCGGACGCTGCCCCCGCTGCTGCTGGACGACGACGAGGCCGTGGCGGTGGCGCTGGGCCTCCAGGTCGGCGCCACCACCCGGGCGGCCGGGCTCGAGGACGCCGCCGCCGGGGCGTTCACCAAGCTGCGCGAGATCCTGCCGCCCCGGCTGCGCGGTCGGGTCGACGCGCTGCGCTACGCCACCGAGAACGGTGCTCGCCAAGAGCCCACAGTCCCCTCCAGGCTGTTGGAGGAACTGGCGGAGAGCTGCCACCGCCGGGAGCGCCTGCGTTTCGACTACCGCACGCACGACGGAGAGCGCCAGCGCCGGGAGACCGAGCCGCACCGGCTGGTGAACATGGGGCAGCGCTGGTACCTGCTGGGCTGGGACGTGCTGCGCGACGACTGGCGGACCTACCGCGTCGACCGGCTGATGCCGAGGACGCCGGCCGGGCCGAGGTTCCACCCGCGCGAACTGCCGTCGGGCGGTGCAACAGAACTGGTCTCCCGCGGCGTTACCGCCGCACTGTCCCAGGTCCGGGCCAGTGTGCGGTTTCACACCCCGGCTTCGGCGATCGTGAACCGGGTGGCCAAGTACGGGCAGGTCGTGGAGGCGGAGGGCCCGGACACCTGTGTGCTGTGCTGCGGCGGGGACTCGGTGGAGACCCTGGCGATGTGGCTGGGCACCTTCGGCGTCCCGTTCGAGGTGCTAGACCCGCCGCGGCTGCGCGACCAGTGCCTGGTGATGGCGGATCGGTACCGTGCCGCCGCGCAGGGGGCGGAGCCCTTCTGA